A genomic segment from Desulfurispirillum indicum S5 encodes:
- the mdh gene encoding malate dehydrogenase yields MARKKIALIGGGQIGGVLAQLCALRELGDVVMFDIVEGMPQGKMLDLAEANRVDGFDADLKGTSDYKDIAGSDVVIVTAGLPRKPGMSRDDLLSTNAKIMKQVSEGIKQYAPNAFVIVISNPLDAMVTLCQRITGFPKERVMGMAGVLDSARFSCFIAWELGVSVKDVNAMVLGGHGDTMVPIKRYANVNGIPVYELLKKKYNGDMRKVEEVMTAMVERTKGAGGEVVKLLGNGSAFYSPASSAIAMVEAILGDQKRLLPVCALLEGEYGVNGFYVGVPVVLGSKGIESIVQMDLDAEEQKLFDISCNAVKELVEAMDKLL; encoded by the coding sequence ATGGCTCGTAAGAAGATCGCTCTTATCGGTGGCGGCCAGATTGGCGGCGTACTCGCCCAACTGTGCGCCCTGCGTGAGCTCGGCGACGTTGTCATGTTTGACATCGTTGAGGGAATGCCCCAGGGCAAGATGCTTGACCTTGCCGAGGCAAACCGCGTTGATGGCTTCGATGCCGACCTCAAGGGAACCAGTGACTACAAAGACATTGCCGGTTCCGATGTGGTTATCGTTACCGCTGGCCTGCCCCGCAAGCCCGGTATGAGTCGCGACGACCTGCTGTCAACCAACGCCAAGATCATGAAGCAGGTTTCTGAAGGCATCAAGCAGTATGCCCCCAATGCATTTGTCATCGTCATCTCCAACCCTCTGGACGCCATGGTTACCCTGTGCCAGCGCATCACCGGCTTCCCCAAGGAGCGCGTCATGGGTATGGCGGGTGTCCTTGACTCTGCCCGTTTCTCCTGCTTTATCGCGTGGGAGCTGGGTGTTTCCGTCAAAGACGTAAACGCTATGGTTCTGGGTGGACACGGCGACACCATGGTGCCCATCAAGCGCTATGCCAACGTCAACGGTATCCCCGTTTATGAACTGCTGAAGAAAAAGTACAACGGCGACATGCGTAAAGTGGAAGAAGTGATGACTGCCATGGTCGAGCGCACCAAAGGTGCCGGTGGCGAAGTGGTCAAGCTGCTGGGCAATGGCTCCGCGTTCTACTCTCCCGCTTCCTCTGCCATCGCCATGGTCGAGGCGATCCTGGGCGACCAGAAGCGTCTGCTGCCCGTGTGTGCTCTGCTGGAAGGCGAGTACGGCGTGAACGGCTTCTACGTTGGTGTCCCCGTCGTTCTTGGCTCCAAGGGCATTGAGTCCATTGTTCAGATGGACCTGGATGCTGAAGAGCAGAAGCTCTTCGACATCTCCTGCAATGCGGTCAAAGAACTTGTGGAAGCGATGGATAAGCTCCTGTAA
- a CDS encoding NADP-dependent isocitrate dehydrogenase, which translates to MATSKIIWTEIDEAPALASYSLLPVVRAFTKGTGIEVEAWDISLAGRILANFPEYLTEGQRIPDYLSQMGEVAKTPEANIIKLPNISASIPQLQDAIKELQSQGYKVPDYPANPKNDEEKKIQEQYSKVLGSAVNPVLREGNSDRRAAASVKKFAQINPHKFMKPWPAGSKTRVAHMAGGDFYAHETATTVSAATSVKIEFVGADGSSKVLKEKVALQAGEVIDSTHMNVAALRAFFAEQIQEAKKDGVLLSLHLKATMMKISDPIMFGHCVSVFYKDALEKHAATIKELGFNPNYGIGDLYEKMKSLPEAKRKEIEADLMATYKTNCELAMVDSSKGITNLHVPNDIIVDASMPVVIRDGGKMWGPDDDLHDCIAMIPDRCYATMYQEMVEDCQKNGAYDPTKIGSVSNVGLMAQKAEEYGSHDKTFEAPGNGTIRVVDESGKVVLEQKVEKDDIFRMCQVKDLPIQDWVKLAVTRAKASGAPAVFWLDKNRAHDAQLIQKVEKYLKDHDTTGLTIEILAPRDAMRYSLERFRKGLDTISVTGNVLRDYLTDLFPIIELGTSAKMLSIVPLLNGGGLFETGAGGSAPKHVQQFVKEGYLRWDSLGEFCALVPSLEHVATAFNNAKAKVLADTLDKAVGKILENEKSPARKVGQIDNRGSHFYLALYWAEELAAQTADKDLQARFAPVAKQLKDNEAKINEELIGAQGKPMDIGGYFHPDAQKTTKAMRPSATFNAIVDSLA; encoded by the coding sequence ATGGCAACATCGAAGATTATTTGGACGGAAATTGACGAGGCACCAGCCCTCGCGTCTTACTCGCTGCTTCCCGTTGTGCGTGCGTTTACCAAGGGCACGGGCATTGAAGTTGAGGCCTGGGATATCTCTCTTGCCGGCAGGATTCTCGCCAACTTTCCGGAGTATCTGACAGAAGGCCAGAGAATTCCCGACTACCTGAGCCAAATGGGCGAAGTGGCCAAAACACCTGAAGCCAATATCATAAAACTTCCCAATATCAGCGCCTCTATTCCCCAGCTGCAGGACGCCATCAAGGAACTGCAGTCTCAGGGCTACAAGGTTCCCGACTACCCCGCCAATCCCAAAAACGACGAAGAGAAGAAGATTCAGGAGCAGTATAGCAAGGTTCTGGGCAGTGCCGTGAATCCTGTACTGCGTGAAGGGAACTCCGATCGCCGTGCCGCAGCTTCCGTGAAAAAATTCGCCCAGATCAACCCCCATAAATTCATGAAGCCCTGGCCTGCAGGTTCCAAAACCCGCGTGGCCCACATGGCTGGCGGCGACTTTTACGCCCATGAAACGGCCACGACTGTTTCCGCTGCCACCAGCGTGAAAATTGAGTTTGTTGGCGCCGATGGCTCCAGCAAAGTGCTCAAGGAAAAAGTCGCCCTGCAGGCTGGCGAAGTGATCGACAGCACCCATATGAACGTGGCTGCCCTGCGCGCGTTTTTTGCCGAGCAGATCCAGGAAGCGAAAAAGGACGGCGTACTGCTCTCCTTGCACCTGAAGGCCACCATGATGAAGATTTCCGATCCCATCATGTTCGGTCACTGTGTTTCCGTGTTCTACAAGGACGCCCTGGAAAAGCACGCTGCCACCATCAAGGAGCTGGGCTTCAACCCCAACTACGGTATCGGTGATCTCTACGAGAAGATGAAGAGTCTGCCCGAGGCCAAGCGCAAGGAAATTGAAGCTGACCTGATGGCTACCTACAAGACCAACTGTGAACTCGCCATGGTTGATTCCAGCAAGGGCATCACCAACCTGCACGTTCCGAACGATATCATTGTCGACGCTTCCATGCCTGTCGTCATCCGTGACGGCGGCAAGATGTGGGGCCCCGATGACGATCTGCACGACTGTATCGCCATGATCCCCGACCGCTGCTACGCTACCATGTATCAGGAAATGGTTGAGGACTGCCAGAAGAATGGCGCTTATGACCCCACTAAAATCGGCAGTGTTTCCAACGTCGGCCTGATGGCTCAGAAGGCCGAAGAGTATGGCTCACATGACAAGACCTTCGAAGCCCCCGGCAACGGAACTATCCGCGTGGTGGACGAGTCCGGCAAGGTTGTGCTTGAGCAGAAGGTTGAAAAGGACGATATTTTCAGAATGTGCCAGGTCAAGGATCTGCCCATCCAGGATTGGGTAAAGCTTGCCGTGACCCGCGCCAAGGCTTCCGGTGCTCCTGCGGTCTTCTGGCTTGATAAGAATCGCGCCCATGATGCGCAGTTGATTCAGAAGGTGGAGAAGTACCTCAAGGATCACGACACCACTGGGCTGACCATTGAGATCCTGGCTCCTCGCGATGCCATGCGCTACTCTCTGGAACGTTTCCGTAAGGGCCTTGACACTATCTCTGTCACCGGTAACGTTCTGCGTGACTACCTGACCGATCTCTTCCCGATTATTGAGCTTGGTACCAGCGCCAAGATGCTCTCCATCGTACCCCTGCTCAATGGCGGCGGCCTCTTTGAGACCGGTGCCGGCGGGTCTGCTCCCAAGCACGTCCAGCAGTTTGTGAAAGAAGGCTACCTGCGCTGGGATTCTCTGGGTGAGTTCTGCGCCCTGGTACCTTCCCTGGAGCATGTGGCGACGGCCTTCAACAACGCCAAGGCAAAAGTTCTGGCAGACACCCTGGATAAAGCTGTCGGCAAGATTCTCGAAAACGAGAAGTCGCCTGCCCGCAAGGTTGGTCAGATAGATAACCGTGGCAGCCACTTCTACCTGGCGCTCTACTGGGCAGAGGAACTGGCCGCTCAGACCGCCGACAAAGATCTGCAGGCCCGCTTCGCTCCTGTTGCCAAGCAGCTCAAGGACAATGAAGCCAAGATCAACGAAGAGCTGATCGGTGCCCAGGGCAAGCCCATGGATATCGGTGGCTACTTCCACCCCGATGCCCAGAAGACCACCAAAGCTATGCGTCCTAGTGCAACTTTTAACGCTATAGTGGACTCACTTGCGTAA
- a CDS encoding coproporphyrinogen-III oxidase family protein encodes MTTAKFGVYLHVPFCSSKCAYCSFYSAVADGGTRESYVRALIHQLTQVDFGALSPPYTLYFGGGTPSLLPPSFFASVTHILKQRLGCLPMEVTVECNPDVDVACLRELRAAHVTRVSVGVQSMEPRVLELLGRRHRMASDFPAVLRAGQRLGLEVAVDFMAGVPGAPVDQVLLDLASFEFVDHVSVYMLSLEAGHPLSAELDGDFQHDSFSHARDALVARGFEWYEIANFARPGRRSQHNSLYWSGLPYVALGAGAVGFSGSVRYRVPEDLRVFCEQDGLPAVCIEEYIGASELLRERIMLGMRTADGVEGAVLEELYPAWRQKLAGPWAACLEACAQGRWRIAPRFWLNYGDVMGHFFP; translated from the coding sequence ATGACAACGGCGAAGTTTGGCGTTTATCTGCATGTGCCCTTTTGCAGCAGCAAGTGCGCCTACTGTTCCTTCTATTCCGCGGTGGCCGATGGCGGCACCCGCGAGTCCTATGTCAGGGCGCTGATCCATCAGCTGACACAGGTTGATTTCGGTGCCCTTTCCCCTCCTTACACCCTCTATTTCGGTGGTGGCACCCCCTCGCTCCTGCCGCCATCCTTCTTTGCTTCCGTAACACATATTCTGAAGCAGCGTCTTGGCTGTCTGCCCATGGAGGTGACCGTTGAGTGCAATCCTGATGTTGATGTGGCCTGTCTGAGGGAACTGCGGGCAGCCCATGTTACGCGGGTGAGTGTTGGCGTGCAGTCGATGGAGCCGCGCGTTCTTGAGTTGCTTGGGCGGCGGCATCGAATGGCGTCGGACTTTCCGGCGGTTCTGCGCGCAGGGCAGCGGCTTGGACTGGAGGTAGCGGTAGACTTTATGGCCGGAGTACCTGGTGCGCCTGTGGACCAGGTACTCCTGGACCTCGCCTCCTTTGAGTTTGTGGATCATGTCTCTGTCTACATGTTGAGTCTTGAAGCGGGTCATCCCCTGTCGGCAGAGCTGGATGGTGATTTTCAGCATGACTCCTTCAGTCACGCTCGCGACGCCCTTGTCGCCAGGGGTTTTGAGTGGTATGAAATCGCCAACTTTGCCCGTCCTGGGCGGCGCTCTCAGCATAACAGCCTTTACTGGAGCGGCTTGCCCTATGTGGCTCTTGGTGCTGGCGCTGTCGGCTTTTCCGGGTCTGTGCGCTATCGCGTTCCCGAAGATCTGCGGGTATTTTGTGAGCAGGACGGATTGCCTGCGGTATGCATTGAGGAGTATATCGGTGCCAGTGAGCTGCTGCGGGAGCGGATCATGCTTGGGATGCGAACGGCAGATGGCGTCGAGGGCGCTGTGCTGGAGGAATTGTATCCTGCGTGGAGGCAGAAGCTGGCGGGCCCATGGGCTGCCTGCCTGGAAGCGTGCGCGCAGGGACGCTGGCGTATTGCTCCCCGTTTCTGGTTGAATTATGGCGACGTCATGGGGCACTTTTTCCCGTAA
- a CDS encoding tetratricopeptide repeat protein, with protein MEKRMRFLAFLIGGGLLVTAMTGCAALRGGAEEPATSHSVPLQVQVDQLRMDVGNLHRVNQNLAHENAALRQQLNNLTVNVEYLRSMATTANQDMTELKTQNAQLRQQVQQLRKAAEAEAAAEEAREKAEEEKKSTKEAKPSTGPAAPKPQQTRPVAPVVEFEFEDYSSDPSPLYDQAMNFYRIGEFPQALIAFDQVFKNFPTSNLADNSLYWIGEIYYAQNDYVSAFEYFDRVTRQYPDGSKTPDAYLKKGFALERQGKYAEALDVLNYTANMFPDHPVLPLAEQMIRQLTQ; from the coding sequence ATGGAGAAGAGAATGCGTTTTCTGGCTTTTTTGATAGGTGGAGGTCTGCTGGTTACTGCCATGACGGGTTGCGCGGCACTGCGTGGCGGCGCAGAGGAGCCCGCGACTTCCCATTCGGTACCTTTGCAGGTGCAGGTGGATCAGTTGCGCATGGATGTGGGCAATCTGCACCGTGTGAACCAGAACCTGGCCCATGAAAACGCGGCCCTTCGTCAGCAGCTCAACAATCTGACAGTGAATGTTGAATATCTGCGCTCCATGGCTACGACGGCGAATCAGGATATGACTGAGTTAAAGACCCAGAATGCCCAGCTGCGTCAGCAGGTGCAGCAGTTGAGGAAAGCCGCTGAAGCTGAAGCCGCAGCTGAAGAAGCCAGGGAAAAGGCTGAGGAAGAAAAGAAGTCAACCAAGGAGGCGAAGCCGTCCACTGGTCCTGCTGCGCCGAAGCCCCAGCAAACCCGTCCCGTGGCCCCCGTAGTGGAGTTTGAATTTGAGGACTACAGCTCTGATCCCTCTCCCCTGTATGACCAGGCCATGAATTTCTACCGTATTGGCGAGTTTCCCCAGGCGCTTATTGCTTTTGATCAGGTATTTAAAAACTTCCCCACCTCCAACCTGGCCGATAATTCCCTCTACTGGATTGGCGAAATTTATTACGCCCAGAATGATTATGTGAGCGCCTTTGAATACTTTGACCGGGTGACGCGCCAGTATCCCGATGGCAGTAAAACCCCCGATGCCTATCTGAAAAAGGGCTTCGCTCTTGAGCGACAGGGCAAGTATGCCGAAGCACTGGATGTGCTGAACTACACGGCAAACATGTTCCCCGATCACCCCGTACTGCCACTGGCTGAGCAGATGATCCGACAGCTCACCCAGTAA
- a CDS encoding trans-sulfuration enzyme family protein: MTTQQLSTQTIHIGVGKDSATGAISYPIYPSATYRHPAVGQSTGFDYTRSGNPTRNTLEAGLANLEGGARALTFASGMAALTTLFLHFKSGDHVIASQDIYGGTYRLLSMVLNNLGISATYVDTTDASAVSAAITPATRALLVETPGNPLMGISDLEALGKICQQHQILFLVDNTFMTPLLQKPFAFGADVVIHSGTKYLGGHNDLCSGVLVARTAEMGERLYFLQNSTGAILPPQDSWLLLRSLKTLHLRMERHCHNALQVAQWLQQHPNVQTVYYPGLASHPGHTLARRQASDFGGMLSFRVKDKNIAHNTLARLQLISFAESLGGVESLMTLPAIQTHGDIPEPERLRLGIDECLLRLSVGVEDVRDIIADLKQALNQ; this comes from the coding sequence ATGACCACACAGCAGCTTTCCACCCAGACTATCCACATTGGCGTCGGTAAAGACAGCGCCACTGGTGCCATCAGCTACCCCATTTACCCCAGCGCCACCTACCGCCATCCCGCTGTCGGCCAGAGCACCGGCTTCGACTACACCCGCTCCGGCAACCCCACCCGCAACACCCTGGAAGCAGGACTGGCAAACCTGGAAGGCGGCGCCCGCGCCCTGACCTTTGCCTCAGGCATGGCCGCCCTGACCACACTCTTTCTGCACTTCAAAAGCGGTGACCATGTCATCGCCTCCCAGGACATCTACGGCGGAACCTACCGCCTGCTGAGCATGGTCCTCAATAACCTGGGCATCAGCGCCACCTACGTGGACACCACCGATGCCAGCGCGGTCAGTGCCGCCATCACACCCGCCACCCGTGCCCTGCTGGTGGAAACTCCCGGCAATCCCCTCATGGGCATCAGCGACCTGGAAGCCCTGGGAAAAATCTGCCAGCAGCACCAGATTCTCTTTCTGGTGGACAACACCTTTATGACCCCCCTGCTGCAAAAGCCCTTCGCCTTTGGCGCCGACGTGGTCATCCACAGCGGCACCAAGTACCTGGGCGGCCATAACGACCTGTGCTCTGGCGTATTGGTGGCACGCACCGCCGAAATGGGCGAACGACTCTACTTCCTGCAGAATTCCACCGGCGCCATCCTGCCCCCCCAGGACAGCTGGCTGCTGCTGCGCAGCCTGAAAACACTGCACCTGCGCATGGAGCGCCACTGCCACAACGCCCTGCAGGTTGCCCAGTGGCTGCAGCAGCACCCCAACGTCCAGACCGTCTACTATCCCGGCCTGGCAAGCCACCCCGGCCACACCCTTGCCAGACGCCAGGCCAGCGACTTCGGCGGCATGCTCTCCTTCCGCGTGAAGGACAAAAACATTGCCCACAACACCCTCGCCCGCTTACAACTGATCAGCTTCGCCGAAAGCCTGGGCGGCGTGGAAAGCCTCATGACCCTCCCCGCCATCCAGACCCACGGCGACATCCCCGAACCGGAGCGCCTGAGACTGGGCATTGACGAATGCCTGCTGCGCCTCTCCGTCGGGGTGGAGGATGTACGGGATATTATCGCCGACCTCAAGCAAGCATTAAACCAATAA
- a CDS encoding trans-sulfuration enzyme family protein, translated as MPAPHHPHKPATLLVHQAVDRDPHTGASAVPIYQASTFHHPGGECGQYEYSRGANPTRENVEQTIALLEGGIQGFATSSGMAAIGVALSLLHSGDHLIVPSDLYGGTYRYVTSVLPQQGIQCSFVNTADLEALKAALQPNTRGILLETPSNPLFTIADIRAVAELARERNILTFIDNTFMTPLLQRPIPLGIDVVIHSATKFLGGHSDLLAGLVTTADPELAKALKRFHNSFGAVLSPFDSFLLARGMKTLKIRLETAQSNAGDLALRLQQHPSVSKVYYPGLSDFAQADTHFRQANGPGAVLAFELASSDQVKALLRKLQLPIIAPSLGGVETIVTHCWSMSHAAIPAEVKKEMGISPTLIRLCAGIEDVDDLWHDLEQALHTPGS; from the coding sequence ATGCCAGCACCCCATCATCCCCATAAACCCGCCACCCTCCTCGTTCACCAGGCCGTCGACCGCGACCCCCACACCGGCGCCTCCGCCGTGCCTATCTATCAGGCGTCCACCTTCCACCACCCCGGCGGTGAGTGCGGACAATACGAGTACAGCCGGGGCGCCAATCCCACCCGCGAGAACGTGGAGCAGACCATCGCCCTGCTGGAGGGCGGCATCCAGGGCTTTGCCACCAGCTCCGGCATGGCAGCCATCGGCGTTGCCCTGAGCCTTCTGCACAGTGGCGACCACCTTATCGTCCCCAGCGATCTCTACGGCGGCACCTACCGCTACGTCACCAGCGTCCTGCCCCAGCAGGGCATCCAGTGTTCTTTTGTCAATACCGCGGATCTCGAAGCGCTGAAAGCGGCCCTGCAGCCCAACACCAGAGGTATTCTGCTGGAAACGCCCTCCAACCCCCTCTTCACCATCGCCGATATCCGCGCTGTGGCAGAGCTGGCCAGAGAGAGAAATATTCTCACCTTTATCGACAACACCTTTATGACGCCCCTGTTGCAACGGCCCATTCCCCTGGGCATCGATGTGGTCATCCACAGCGCCACCAAGTTCCTGGGCGGCCACAGCGACCTGCTGGCCGGGCTGGTAACCACCGCCGACCCCGAGCTGGCCAAAGCCCTCAAGCGCTTCCATAATTCCTTCGGAGCTGTGCTCTCCCCCTTTGACAGCTTCCTGCTGGCGCGGGGCATGAAGACCCTCAAAATCCGCCTGGAGACCGCCCAGAGCAATGCCGGCGACCTGGCTCTGCGTCTGCAGCAGCACCCCAGCGTGTCAAAAGTGTATTACCCCGGCCTCAGCGACTTTGCCCAGGCCGATACCCACTTCCGTCAGGCCAATGGCCCCGGTGCCGTACTCGCCTTTGAACTCGCATCATCGGATCAGGTAAAGGCCCTTCTGCGCAAACTGCAGCTGCCCATCATCGCCCCCAGCCTCGGTGGCGTGGAAACCATCGTCACCCACTGTTGGAGCATGTCCCACGCCGCCATACCCGCCGAGGTCAAGAAGGAAATGGGCATTTCGCCCACCCTGATCCGCCTGTGTGCTGGCATTGAAGATGTGGATGACCTGTGGCATGATCTGGAGCAGGCACTGCACACCCCAGGCAGCTGA
- a CDS encoding DUF1007 family protein has product MKTPLRFIILLLSVVMLSQPQLARACALCSAFDGVVFPRFHLEMDDDVLQAIQVTWRFSPSFTEVLRHLSSEASDANQARQRLLHAFEADIVPYEYLTRITINSQPFPVRAVENSHFTFEGDVSAYHFTIPIHMPVSGELSLELEFFDPRRFLGFFFRPEGLSHTIPENYGVEHNLNSYPHTLVLRIAPGIASTETEVAVTRDDSPAGWYDRMLDSLRQTLRMASETIQSHMRAIRDEGSVAAALSLIIFSFFYGLLHAAGPGHGKSLVASYFLAGHHNYAKAASMALFIGIVHVFSAFIFTFFLLHLLNMLLTTALHQTTNLLTPVSGAIIILIAAHLAYTRLRARWKVRQQNSSGYPQPHHGLHQGHACGCSSCSGGGRTSDAMLVISAGIVPCPGTITIFLFALSMGLYTIGFLAAAAMSLGMGIIIFAAAALSIIARNVLSHAFQPLATFVEYTSIICIALLGVLLILSSMG; this is encoded by the coding sequence ATGAAAACCCCGTTGCGCTTCATCATACTGCTGCTGAGCGTTGTCATGCTGAGCCAGCCTCAGCTGGCGCGGGCCTGCGCGCTCTGCTCCGCCTTTGACGGCGTGGTCTTCCCGCGCTTTCACCTGGAAATGGATGACGACGTTCTGCAGGCGATCCAGGTCACCTGGCGCTTTTCCCCCTCCTTCACCGAAGTCCTGCGCCACCTCAGCAGCGAAGCATCCGACGCCAACCAGGCACGGCAGAGGCTCCTGCACGCCTTTGAAGCCGACATCGTCCCCTACGAATACCTCACCCGCATTACCATCAACAGCCAGCCGTTTCCGGTGCGCGCCGTGGAAAATTCTCACTTCACCTTTGAGGGGGATGTTTCCGCATACCACTTTACGATCCCCATCCATATGCCCGTCAGCGGTGAACTCAGCCTGGAACTGGAATTCTTCGATCCCCGCCGCTTTCTGGGCTTTTTCTTCCGCCCCGAGGGACTCAGCCACACCATTCCCGAAAATTACGGCGTTGAGCACAACCTGAATTCCTACCCCCATACGCTGGTGTTGCGCATCGCCCCGGGCATTGCCAGCACAGAAACGGAAGTTGCCGTCACGCGCGACGACTCCCCGGCGGGCTGGTACGACCGGATGCTCGACTCCCTGCGCCAGACACTGCGCATGGCCAGCGAAACCATTCAGTCCCATATGCGCGCCATCCGCGACGAAGGCAGCGTGGCGGCGGCTCTCTCCCTGATCATCTTCTCCTTTTTCTACGGCCTGCTCCACGCAGCCGGCCCTGGCCATGGCAAAAGTCTGGTGGCCTCCTATTTCCTCGCGGGACACCACAACTACGCCAAGGCGGCCTCCATGGCCCTGTTCATCGGCATCGTCCACGTCTTTTCGGCGTTCATCTTCACCTTTTTCCTGCTGCACCTGCTGAACATGCTGCTGACCACGGCCCTCCACCAAACCACCAACCTGCTGACCCCCGTTTCCGGTGCCATCATCATACTGATCGCAGCACACCTGGCCTACACCCGCCTGCGAGCCCGCTGGAAAGTCCGGCAGCAAAACAGCTCCGGTTACCCTCAACCCCACCATGGCCTGCACCAGGGCCATGCCTGTGGCTGCTCCTCCTGCAGTGGTGGAGGACGCACTTCCGACGCCATGCTGGTGATTTCGGCAGGTATTGTGCCCTGTCCCGGCACCATCACCATTTTCCTCTTCGCCCTCTCCATGGGCCTGTACACCATTGGTTTCCTGGCCGCCGCCGCCATGAGCCTGGGCATGGGAATTATTATTTTCGCGGCGGCAGCCCTGAGCATCATTGCCAGAAATGTGCTCAGCCATGCCTTCCAGCCCCTGGCCACCTTCGTGGAATATACCAGTATCATCTGCATAGCCCTGCTGGGAGTGCTGCTGATACTGAGCAGCATGGGCTGA
- a CDS encoding cbb3-type cytochrome c oxidase subunit I, which produces MDKPAYNYDIVRSYTHWSILWGVVAILVGILISFQFVLPQLNFAPYFTYGRLRPIHTNGALLGWTLCAIFALYFYMVQRLCRVPIWSEKLARIQLWLFNSIIILGVVTLLLGFNSTKEYHELEWPLDILVVVMWVMFAVNIFMTIFKRKEEQMYVSLWFMMASIVAIAILYIVNGLAVPASLFKSYSVFAGTNDANVQWWYGHNMVAMLLTAPPLAVFYYFLPKSTGVPIYSHRLSIIAFWSLIFMYLWTGAHHLLWTPVPDWVQTLAIAFSIMLIAPSWASVINGYLSMNGQWQQMRTNYLVKFFILGITFYGLQTLQGPMQAIRSFSGFIHYTEWVPGHVHMGALGWVSLVMFGAIYYLAPKLYGRELYSIPLANAHFWLVLVGQLIYSVSLWIAGLQQASMWHSINADGSLTYTFSETVAAMYPYWWVRAVSGVIYLAGVILFVYNLVMTARGPRETVHATNLAGKEA; this is translated from the coding sequence ATGGACAAACCAGCCTATAATTACGACATTGTCCGCAGCTATACCCACTGGAGTATTCTGTGGGGGGTAGTCGCCATTCTGGTTGGCATACTGATTTCCTTCCAGTTCGTCTTGCCCCAGCTCAACTTCGCCCCATATTTCACCTACGGACGCCTGCGACCCATTCACACCAATGGCGCCCTGCTGGGCTGGACCCTGTGTGCCATCTTCGCCCTCTATTTTTATATGGTACAGCGCCTGTGCCGCGTCCCCATCTGGAGTGAAAAGCTGGCTCGCATCCAGCTGTGGCTCTTCAACAGCATTATCATCCTGGGCGTCGTTACCCTGCTGCTTGGCTTCAACTCCACCAAGGAGTACCACGAGCTGGAGTGGCCCCTGGATATCCTTGTGGTCGTCATGTGGGTGATGTTCGCCGTGAACATCTTTATGACCATTTTCAAGCGCAAAGAAGAGCAGATGTACGTGAGCCTGTGGTTCATGATGGCCTCCATCGTGGCCATCGCCATACTCTATATCGTCAACGGCCTGGCCGTTCCCGCTTCCCTGTTCAAGTCCTACTCGGTCTTTGCGGGAACCAACGATGCCAATGTGCAGTGGTGGTATGGCCATAACATGGTAGCCATGCTGCTGACAGCACCACCCCTGGCCGTCTTCTACTACTTTCTGCCAAAATCCACCGGTGTGCCCATCTACAGCCACCGCCTCTCCATTATCGCCTTCTGGAGCCTGATCTTCATGTACCTGTGGACCGGTGCCCACCACCTGCTGTGGACCCCCGTTCCCGACTGGGTACAGACGCTGGCCATCGCCTTCTCCATCATGCTCATCGCGCCTTCGTGGGCCTCGGTCATTAACGGTTATCTCTCCATGAATGGCCAGTGGCAGCAGATGCGCACCAACTACCTGGTGAAATTCTTTATCCTGGGCATCACCTTCTATGGCCTGCAGACCCTGCAGGGGCCCATGCAGGCCATCCGCTCCTTCTCGGGCTTCATCCACTATACCGAATGGGTGCCTGGCCACGTCCATATGGGCGCCCTGGGCTGGGTCTCCCTGGTGATGTTCGGCGCCATCTACTATCTGGCCCCCAAGCTCTACGGTCGCGAACTCTACAGCATTCCCCTGGCCAACGCCCACTTCTGGCTGGTGCTCGTCGGACAGCTCATCTACTCGGTCAGCCTGTGGATCGCCGGGCTGCAGCAGGCATCCATGTGGCACAGCATCAACGCCGACGGCAGCCTGACCTACACCTTCTCGGAAACCGTGGCCGCCATGTACCCCTACTGGTGGGTACGCGCCGTCAGTGGCGTCATCTACCTGGCCGGCGTCATCCTCTTCGTCTACAACCTCGTCATGACCGCGCGGGGGCCGCGTGAGACGGTTCACGCCACCAACCTTGCCGGAAAGGAGGCCTGA